The following DNA comes from Ignavibacteriales bacterium.
TTATTAATCCTATCGCCGCGGCAATAGCGCCAATCGTCATTATGTTGAATGTGTAATTCAGCGCATCTAAAATTATTAGAGTTAATCCGAGCGTAATCGGAATAGTAAGAAGTATTACGGAACTGGCTTTAAAAGAACGGAGAAATATTATTGTAACGAATATTGCAAGAAGCAGTCCGATCCATAAAACATCTTTTAAACTGCTTGCGGAATCGCTCACAAAATCGGCTTGATCGTAATATGGTTTTAAAACAACACCTTGCGGAAGAACTCTTTTTATTTCTTTCAATTGATTTTTAACAGCATTAGAGACATCAATTAAATTTGCGTTCGGCTGTTTTAAAATTGCGATCAGCGGAACATCTTTTCCATTTGCGTTTATCTTTAGAAAATCTCTCTTTTCTGCAATTTGAATCTGCGCAATATCTTTAAGCTGAATTTTACTTTTGGGAGAATTGAGTATAACTGTATTTTCAAGCTCCGTTTTATTCTCTATCGCGGCGTCGGTCAAGTTCAGGTAGAGCCGGTTGTTATCTACCATAAATCCGTTTGAAGAAATAAAATTTGATTTGGATAATACATCGGCAATGTAAGCCGGTGTTAACCGAAGATTACTCATCTTCATCGGATCGAGAATTATATGATATTCTTTTACCTTACCGCCAATGACGGCGATTTCGGAAACGCCGTCAATACGTGAAAGGATTGGTTTAATTGTGTATTCGGCAATCTGCCTCAGTTCAATCGGATTCTGTTTCGTGCCTTCCAGCGAAAAGCCCATGATTGGCAGAATGGAAGGATTCATCTTCTCAACCGTAATATTTACACCCGGGGGAAGATTTTGTTTTATTGCATTGATCTGCGCTTCAATTCTTTGTTTGCCGAGATCAACATCGCCTCCCCAATTTAGGAACGCAGAAATCTCGCAGCTTCCTCTGCTCGTTGTGCTTCGTAATATGTTTAGATCTTCAACGCGCTTAATGGCGTTCTCCAAAGGTATTGTAACTGTCGCCATCATCTTATCAACAGGCTGCTCACCGTTATCCGCAATGATTTTAATTTTTGGAAAAGTAATATCGGGAAATAATCCGGTCTTTAGATTGAACAATGAGTAGATACCGCCCAGCAGTATGAAAATAAGTATTGCCGCAATTGGACTTTTGAATTTTATGTAGAAGTTGTTCATAGTTGTAAGTTATTTTATATTCATTAAAAGGCAATAGAACGCAGATGACGCGGATTAAACTGATTCACGCAGATAATATTTTATAAATCAATTTTGTCCCTATTCTTTTTCAATCACTTTTCTATTACCACTTTTGCAGTATCCGGCAGACCGAAAGCTCCTTCGGAAATTATTCTGTCTGTTGGTTTTAATTCTGGTTTCATAATCTGTACAAAAGAATCGTTCTCAATTCCTTTTGTTATATTTACTCTGATCGCGGTTGTATCATTTGCAAGTTTCATCACCCAAAATTTGTCCAATGTTTCGTTTGTCAATACCGCACTTTTGAGAAGAACTGTTGCGTCTATTACTGCCCTTAATGGAATTTTTGCATTTACATTTAAGTTCTCGGGTAAATTTTCAAATTGTTTCATCTCAAGAATATACGTTTGAGTTTGTGCACTTAGATCAACTTTAGGAATAATTCTTTGAATCGATGCATTAACAACTTTACCGTTTGGCAGATATATTTCGCACAAGGTATTGATTTTTATTTTGTTTGAATATTGGAAAGGAACGTTAAGATTAATCCGCATAGAAGATGGATTTGAAATAACTGCTATCTGTTCGCCGTCGGAAACAAAGTCGCCGGTATTATAATTAAGCTCTGTTAAAACTCCATTCGAACTTGCCTTAATCTGTATTGTTCCTTTAAATATTTTATTTCCAAAAGGAACTTGAAGATTATCATCGGCTGCGGATTCTTTTGTCTTGATTTCTAATAAAAGATCTCCGCTTGAAATCTGATCGCCTATGTTTTTGTAAATCTTTTCTATGAATCCCTGGAAAGTAGCCCGTACAATTTCTTTCTTCAGAAAAACCGTAGTAGCGTTAAGTGTTATGTATTCCGTTAAATTCATTTTTTGCGGTTCTGTTATTTTAACCGGGGCGCCGGTATTTTCGCTGTTGCTTCTGTCATCTTTATTACCGCACGAAATAAGTAGTACTGTTAGAAATATTGCCGCGGTTATTTTGAGAAAAATTTTTTTGGTTGAATTCATATCGTCAGTACCAATAATTATAGTTATTTATTTCCAAGAACATGTTAATTTCTTTTTCGATTTTCGTTTTTTGAAGATCAATAAAATTTCTAAGAATGATTAGATAGTCAATCATCGAAACATCGCCGGTTCTCAATTGCTTATTTGAAAGATTGATCAAATCTTTGTAATCGTTTAGCTGCGTATCAATACTTTTCAAATTATCTTGAATCAGTTTGATATTCGAAATTGTGATCTGTTTTTGATTCTCGATATTGGTTGCGGCAAATTGTTTGTAATTCCGGATTGTGCTGATTGATATTTCATTTTGCTGACGCGTAATTCCCTTTTGTCCGCCGTCATAAATCGGCATCTGAAAATCAATACCGGCGCTCAAACCGAATTTTCTTTGAATTCCCTCAAGTTCAACTGCATTTAAACCGGTATTAAAGAATAACTTTACCTGCGGCTGATATTTTGTCTCGAATACATCTTGTTGAATTACCGCTGCCAGACTATCCAAATTAAATTTTTCTAAAAAAGTAAATTTCGTTTTTGCATCGTTCATCTTTATCCGTGCTGAATCGATAAAGACGGTTTGAGTATCCTTAACTCCGCAAAAAGAATTTAATTGAAGAAGATCATTTTTATATTGCTGAAAATTCTCTTTCGATACAATTTGCTGCGACTGCAATTCGATTTTCAAGAGAAGATAGTTCTGGCTTTTTGAATAACCTTTTTCAACCAATCCGGCAGTAAGTGTTAGTTGGTCTTCTATATTTTTAACAACGTCATTTGCCAGGTGGTAAATCAATAAAGATTTATAGGCATTTAAATATTGTTCCGTTACCTGCTTCTTCAGATTTCGCCTTTCCAACTCAAAATTGTACTTGAACTGTTCCTGCTGAATGCCGATCTGCTTTTGGAGTGCGTCCGTCAATCCGCCGTTGAAAATATTTTTTTCAATATTAATCAGAGCAGAATAAAGTCCGCCGTTTGTAATTCCCGCATCATAACCAATCGCTTTAGAATCCGGATTTGTAGAAATGATTTTTCCGTTATTATTAAAAAAAGGCGCAAAGAGATAATTCGATGTTAACGAAATCTGAGGCAATGAGTATTGAGACTCCGTTAAAGATTTGTTCAGCTCGCCGATTCGTAAAAGATTGGAATTCTCTTTCATTGTAGGATTATTTTGAAAGGCGGCATCTATGTAAAATTGTAAATTATTTTGAGCGAAGGATGATCCAAGAGATAAAAAAAATGCGATGATGAAAAGAATTTTGAAGGAATTAGTTTTCAATGATTATCCCGCTGCATCATATGAGTTAATTCGTAATAATTATTAAAAATATTTTGAATATCAGTAAAAAGTACAATCTAAATATATTTATTAATTCTGTAGAAATTCTGTTTTCTCACTATCTTTATTCTCAGGTAAAATGAAAAGCTTTCCAATGAAGAAGTAAAGCAGAAACTAATTTCTGATACGTTAGATGTAAAATGTGTTTACGGGATTATTTTACAAATTCAGCTCTTCCCCATTCTCTAAACTTCGTTGATATGAAATCAATTATTTTCTGATGTTCTTCGGAACCATTTCCTTTAATAAAAAGCGGTTCGCCGAAAGCAATATGAACCGGCTTGGAAGGGTCAATCTTACCGGCTTCTTTTATAAACTTTCCATTTCCCCATGCGTCCGTAATAAGAGCAATCGGTATTACCGGAACGTTATTTCTTTTTGCTAATTTATTTCCCAAAGAATTAAAAAAAGTTGGGTCTAAAACCATTGATCTTGTTCTTTGAGGGAAAATTATAATGGATTTTCCGTTTTGAATTCTTTTACTTCCCTCTTCAAGAACAATTCTCAAATCTTCACGGGGGTTCTCTCTTCCTACTAAAATCGGATCTCTCGCAAGCGCAACAGGTCCGAACAAAGGATATTTACTTAGTTCTTCTTTAATAACATAGACAACCGGTTTAACCGCTCTGATTATCGAAGGGAGAATTGTTGTTTCCATTGTTGTCATATGGTTCGAGACAAAGACAACCGGACCATCAACTTTGCGAAGGTTATCCATTCCCGTAAAATGCATTTTGATTCCGGCACGTTCTAAACTTTCACGAGTATCTACTGATGAATCATACCATCTAACATCATCATAAATCCCTTTCTTTGCCTGTCGGTTTGAATAGATTAGTATTCTTAACATATTGGTAAAGAAATAGAGGGAAGGAAATAATCTCTTTCCTAATTCGGAATCCGGAGTTACGTATTTATCCTTGTCGGAAACTCTTTTAAGAAATGTATATTGTTTTTCCATATCTGCCATAAATTTTGTGTGAATTTACAAAATGAAAAAAATCAATCCAAGAGTTTTATGAATTAAGAAAGAAGTGACCCCAACGAGATTCTCCCGAAGGGATGCCTGTGGCAGAACTCGTATTGACGCCGTGAAAGGGCGCTATCCTAACCATTAAATGAGGGGCCGCTCTAAATAAATGACGAGATTGAAGATTTGCTAAAAGAAAAGAATGTGACCCCAACGAGATTCGAACTCGTATTGACGCCGTGAAAGGGCGCTATCCTAACCATTAGATGATGGGGCCGGATATAAATGAACTTTAGGGTGAGCAATGGGGATCGAACCCACGACCTTCTGGGCCACAACCAGATGCTCTAACCAACTGAGCTATGCTCACCATATTCTCACAATTCGAATGAACAATTTTACTTTGTATGCCCAAGTGGAATCGAACCACTAACCTACAGCTTAGAAGGCTGTTGCTCTATCCAATTGAGCTATGGGCACATCAATAAAAAAAGAACGTGTTAATAATCCGATTAACACGCATAGACTCTTTTGTTTGTCGGGGCGACAGGATTCGAACCTGCGACTTCTTGGTCCCAAACCAAGCGCTCTAGCCGGGCTGAGCTACGCCCCGTAATATAATTCTTAAAATTGGAGTTCAAAAATATATCTTTAGTTCCGGATTGTCAATTTTATGGCGCAATTTTCGCTTCTCAACGAATATTTATATCTTTACAAAAAATAATGAGCATAATGTCGCTTCCACTATTCTTAACAAGGAAATATCTCAGAACTAGGAAAGATTCCAGGTTCCTTTCGGTAATTTCATCTATTACAATCATTGGAATAGCAATCGGTGTCGCTGTTGTAATAATTGCTTTAACGGTTTTAGACGGATTTGAAAATGTAGTTTCAGAAAAAATTACAAATTTTAACTCGCATATAAAAGTAACCGGTTTCGGAAGCAGAAATCTCCCGTCACAATTAACGGTTATTCCTGAACTTCAAAAGCAATATCAGAACAACTTTACAAGAATTCAGCCGTTCGTTTCAAAATTAGTAATCATTAAATCGAAAAAGATGACAGAAGGAATTACTCTTACCGGAATCGAACCCGGATCTAATTCCGAACTTAACGAATTTATTCAAACTGGTTCGTTCAATTTGCAAAATGATTCCGGACTGCCTAAAATAATTCTTGGTAAAACTCTCTCCGAAAAATTATTGATTAAAGTCGGCGAAACAGTTACAATTTTTTCTTTGAAGAATGATCAATCTCCTTCCCAAGAGAATCCCCCGGCAATCGAACAGTTTTATGTCTCCGGAATTTATGAAAGCGGTATGAGCGAGTACGACGACCTAAATGCGTTTGTAAATTTTTCGACAGCTCAAAAAATGTTCGGGATGGGAGATTTAGTTTCCGGTTACAATATAAAGGTAAAAGAGTTATCCGGAGTTAATCTTCTTGCCGATCAGCTGCAGGATTTCCTCGGCTATCCCTATTATGTCAGAACAATTTTTCAGGTGAATCAAAATATTTTCACATGGATTGATCTTCAGAAAGAGCCAATACCAATTGTGTTAGGATTAATAATCTTCGTTGCGGTCTTTAATATTGTTGGCACATTGCTGATGATAGTTCTTGAGAGAACAAATTCGGTCGGCATTCTTCGTTCTCTCGGCGCCAACAGAAAATTGATAATGAAAACATTTCTCCTTCATGCAATGTATTTAATAGTAATCGGCGTTCTGATTGGAAATTTATTGGCGCTCGTTCTAACTCTTCTTCAGCAGAGGTTTGATATCATCTCTCTGCCGGATAAAATTTATTTCGTCACACATGTCCCAATCTCAATCGAATTAAAAAATTATTTATTGGTAACGGCTGTTACAATCGCGGTTTCTCTAATTGCGTCAATGCTTCCGGCTGTTATCGCATCAAAGATAAAACCAATTTCAGCAATTAGGTTCGAATAGGATGATCGAATTTTTTGTAGCAAAAAGATACTTGAGAGCGAAACACAAATTAAATTTTATCACAATTATTTCGCTTCTTTCAACATTGGGAATTACAATCGGTGTTGCGGCGTTGATAATTGTCCTCTCGGTGTTCAACGGTTTCGGATCGCTCGTAACTTCTATTATGGTCAGTTTCGATCCGCATATCAGAATTTCGATTAAAGATGAAAAAGGATTCTCGCAAATTAATTCCGTTCAGGAAGCTCTAGCTAAGACAGAAAACATTTCAAGCTACTCCCCTTATGTTGAAGGGAAAGCAATTTTACTAAACAAGAAAAGTTACGAGATTGTAAATCTCAAGGGAATTGAAAATAAAACGAATGACGAATCGTGGGGAGTTGCGTCAAAAATAATCAGCGGTAAATTCGATCTTACGGAAGGTGCATACGATAAGATAATTTTAGGAATCCCTCTCGCATTGCGTCTTTCGTCCCGCATCGGCGATACTATTACTGTTACATCGGCTTACAATATCGAAAAAACGATTACTTCCCTTTCAATTCCTCAGACAAGAAGATTTATTGTTGCCGGCATCTTTGAATCCGAAAATAGGGATTACGATGTTTCATACGTATTCACGTCGGTTTCATCTGCGCAAAGACTGTTTGGATTACACGGTAAAATTACCGGTTACGAACTTCGTTTGAATAATTTTAAGCAAGCGGAATCCGTAAAAGAAAAACTTGTAAAGAAAATTGATACAAAATTATTTTCGGTCAATACCTGGTATGATCTTCATAAACAACTTTACAATGTAATGCAGATTGAACGGTGGGCGGCTTATATTTTACTCTGCTTAATAATTGCGGTTGCTACTTTCAACATCTTTGCTTCTCTAACAATGACCGTAATTGAAAAGAAAAAAGATATAGGAGTTCTGCGAGCAATGGGTGTAAACAAAAATTCCGTTTTACGAATTTTTATGTATGAAGGAATTTTAGTAGGTGCGATCGGCACGTCCGTTGGGATAGGGCTTGGACTGCTGGTTTGTTATCTACAAATCACTTATAATTTTTATCCGCTTGATTCTACTAAGTATATAATCGACGCACTCCCAATTGAAATTCGATGGACGGACATCTTTGCAATTGGCGGAATGGCAATGTTTCTTGCGGTTGTAGCATCCCTTTATCCGGCAAGGCGCGCGTCTCAAACAATAATTATTGAAGCAATCAAATATGAATAGAGAAATAAAGAGTTAATATAATGAGCGAAATAATTTTAGAAGCAAAAGACATTTTCAAATCTTTCTACAAGACAAAAGAACAGAAGCTAAATATTCTTAAAGGAGTTTCTCTTCAAGTTGAACGTGGAAAGATTTCTATAATCGTTGGCGCATCCGGTGCTGGTAAAAGCACGCTGCTTCACATTCTAAGCGGATTAGACAATGCCGATTCCGGCGAGGTGAAACTGAACGGTATCAACATTTCTAATTTAAGCGATGAAAAACTTTCTTCACTTAGAAATCAGAAGATAGGATTTGTATTTCAGTTTCATCATCTTCTACCGGAATTTGTTGCCGCTGAAAATATAGCAATTCCATTAATGATTAACGGTTTGCCAAAACATAAAGCATTACAACGGGCAGAAGAATTGCTTGAACTAGTCGGACTGAGCGATCGGTCCAATCATAAACCATCTGAACTTTCCGGCGGAGAGCAGCAGCGTATAGCCGTAGCGCGCGCGCTTGCAAATAACCCGGATATTATATTCGCAGATGAACCAACAGGTAACTTAGATTCCGACAATAGCGAACTGCTTCACAAACTATTTGTCGAGCTTAAAAACAAATTAGGAATAACATTTTTAGTTGTAACCCACAATCCACAGCTTGTAAACCTTGGTGACAAAGTTTTTGAGATGAAAGACGGTGTAATTCAATAAGCTCACAGTTGAAAAGCAGTAAACTAATTTGGATCAGCTTTTATCTCCATACCGGTTTAATAACTAAGATGACCAACAAGTTCAAATTTCTGTTTATTAGCAATAAAAATATTTTTCTCGAATTCATGAACTTCAATTTTTAACTTTTTGTTATGAAAAATAAAATTCTGTTCCCGGCTGAAAATATAATAACAACAAAACTCTTTAATGTTGGTCAGGATTGGGAAGTCCCGATACCCGGTTTTTTCATTATGGCTCCATTGCGTAATTTAAAATCAATTTCAGAGTTTTCAGATGAGGAATCGGCTGAATTTATGAAGCTAATCCGTAAAGTACGGAAAGGAATGCGGGAACTTCTTAAGATAGAGGAAGTTTATCTTTTTCAGAATGAAGATACTGAACATGGTTTTCATCTCTGGATCTTTCCGCGCTATGATTGGATGGAGAAATTCGGGAGAAAAATTGAATCGGTTAGACCAATCCTGAATTATGCAAAAGAAAAGATGGCAAATGAAAAGGTATTCAAAGAAGTAAAAGATGATGTTAAAAAGATGAAAGAATATATGCTTGATTTCTAACTAATGTCTGCAGCTGTTTAAAATAGAACATCCAATTGTTTTAATCGGATAGGAAAAAACCAAATGCAGAAAATAACTCCATGCTTATGGTTCGATAACAATGCAGAAGAGGCAATCCATTTTTATACATCAATTTTCAAAAATTCAAAAATTGGAAGTATTACCTGTTACGGAGAAGGAACTCCTTTCCCTAAAGGGACTTTACTTGCCGGGACATTCCAACTTGATGGAAATGAATTTATTGCTTTAAATGGCGGACCAATGTATAATTTCACCCCGGCAATTTCATTATCAGTTGATTGCCAAACACAAGCAGAGGTAGATGAATATTGGGAGAAACTTTCCAATGGAGGATCTGAAGAAAGATGCGGCTGGCTTAA
Coding sequences within:
- a CDS encoding HlyD family efflux transporter periplasmic adaptor subunit; the protein is MNSTKKIFLKITAAIFLTVLLISCGNKDDRSNSENTGAPVKITEPQKMNLTEYITLNATTVFLKKEIVRATFQGFIEKIYKNIGDQISSGDLLLEIKTKESAADDNLQVPFGNKIFKGTIQIKASSNGVLTELNYNTGDFVSDGEQIAVISNPSSMRINLNVPFQYSNKIKINTLCEIYLPNGKVVNASIQRIIPKVDLSAQTQTYILEMKQFENLPENLNVNAKIPLRAVIDATVLLKSAVLTNETLDKFWVMKLANDTTAIRVNITKGIENDSFVQIMKPELKPTDRIISEGAFGLPDTAKVVIEK
- a CDS encoding TolC family protein; its protein translation is MKTNSFKILFIIAFFLSLGSSFAQNNLQFYIDAAFQNNPTMKENSNLLRIGELNKSLTESQYSLPQISLTSNYLFAPFFNNNGKIISTNPDSKAIGYDAGITNGGLYSALINIEKNIFNGGLTDALQKQIGIQQEQFKYNFELERRNLKKQVTEQYLNAYKSLLIYHLANDVVKNIEDQLTLTAGLVEKGYSKSQNYLLLKIELQSQQIVSKENFQQYKNDLLQLNSFCGVKDTQTVFIDSARIKMNDAKTKFTFLEKFNLDSLAAVIQQDVFETKYQPQVKLFFNTGLNAVELEGIQRKFGLSAGIDFQMPIYDGGQKGITRQQNEISISTIRNYKQFAATNIENQKQITISNIKLIQDNLKSIDTQLNDYKDLINLSNKQLRTGDVSMIDYLIILRNFIDLQKTKIEKEINMFLEINNYNYWY
- a CDS encoding lysophospholipid acyltransferase family protein — translated: MADMEKQYTFLKRVSDKDKYVTPDSELGKRLFPSLYFFTNMLRILIYSNRQAKKGIYDDVRWYDSSVDTRESLERAGIKMHFTGMDNLRKVDGPVVFVSNHMTTMETTILPSIIRAVKPVVYVIKEELSKYPLFGPVALARDPILVGRENPREDLRIVLEEGSKRIQNGKSIIIFPQRTRSMVLDPTFFNSLGNKLAKRNNVPVIPIALITDAWGNGKFIKEAGKIDPSKPVHIAFGEPLFIKGNGSEEHQKIIDFISTKFREWGRAEFVK
- a CDS encoding ABC transporter permease, coding for MSLPLFLTRKYLRTRKDSRFLSVISSITIIGIAIGVAVVIIALTVLDGFENVVSEKITNFNSHIKVTGFGSRNLPSQLTVIPELQKQYQNNFTRIQPFVSKLVIIKSKKMTEGITLTGIEPGSNSELNEFIQTGSFNLQNDSGLPKIILGKTLSEKLLIKVGETVTIFSLKNDQSPSQENPPAIEQFYVSGIYESGMSEYDDLNAFVNFSTAQKMFGMGDLVSGYNIKVKELSGVNLLADQLQDFLGYPYYVRTIFQVNQNIFTWIDLQKEPIPIVLGLIIFVAVFNIVGTLLMIVLERTNSVGILRSLGANRKLIMKTFLLHAMYLIVIGVLIGNLLALVLTLLQQRFDIISLPDKIYFVTHVPISIELKNYLLVTAVTIAVSLIASMLPAVIASKIKPISAIRFE
- a CDS encoding ABC transporter permease gives rise to the protein MIEFFVAKRYLRAKHKLNFITIISLLSTLGITIGVAALIIVLSVFNGFGSLVTSIMVSFDPHIRISIKDEKGFSQINSVQEALAKTENISSYSPYVEGKAILLNKKSYEIVNLKGIENKTNDESWGVASKIISGKFDLTEGAYDKIILGIPLALRLSSRIGDTITVTSAYNIEKTITSLSIPQTRRFIVAGIFESENRDYDVSYVFTSVSSAQRLFGLHGKITGYELRLNNFKQAESVKEKLVKKIDTKLFSVNTWYDLHKQLYNVMQIERWAAYILLCLIIAVATFNIFASLTMTVIEKKKDIGVLRAMGVNKNSVLRIFMYEGILVGAIGTSVGIGLGLLVCYLQITYNFYPLDSTKYIIDALPIEIRWTDIFAIGGMAMFLAVVASLYPARRASQTIIIEAIKYE
- a CDS encoding ABC transporter ATP-binding protein, which codes for MSEIILEAKDIFKSFYKTKEQKLNILKGVSLQVERGKISIIVGASGAGKSTLLHILSGLDNADSGEVKLNGINISNLSDEKLSSLRNQKIGFVFQFHHLLPEFVAAENIAIPLMINGLPKHKALQRAEELLELVGLSDRSNHKPSELSGGEQQRIAVARALANNPDIIFADEPTGNLDSDNSELLHKLFVELKNKLGITFLVVTHNPQLVNLGDKVFEMKDGVIQ
- a CDS encoding VOC family protein: MQKITPCLWFDNNAEEAIHFYTSIFKNSKIGSITCYGEGTPFPKGTLLAGTFQLDGNEFIALNGGPMYNFTPAISLSVDCQTQAEVDEYWEKLSNGGSEERCGWLKDKYGVSWQIVPSILIKMLGDPDPEKVKRVASVMLQMIKLDINILQKAYEES